The sequence CTTCTTAAAAGATCCATTGCTAACTCTAACCCAGCAACCGTATTTGTGTGGTAAGGACCTACTTGAAGGTAGGGTAAATCTTTTATTTTTATTTGCCATGCATCGTTACCAAAAACTATAATATCAAGTGTATCTTTCTTGTATTTTCGTTTTATCATTTCGGCCAATGCCATTGCTACTTTTTTGGCAGGTGTAATTCTATCTTCTCCGTATAAAATCATTGAGTGCGATATATCGATCATAAGCACAGTAGATGTCTGTGTTTTATGCTCTTTCTCTACCACCTCTAAATCATTTTCATTGATCGAAAAATTATCAATACCATGATTAATTTGAGCATTTCTAATTGAATCTGTCATAGAAATTTGCCCTAAAGCATCGCCAAACTGAAAGGGTCTTCTATCCGAAGTAGTCTCATCTCCTTGATTACCAGTTAAAGGTGTTTTATGATCTCCTTTTTGTCCTTTTTTTAATTTTCCAAAAATCTCTTCTAAGGCAGATTGTCTAATTTTTTGTTCACTTTTGGCTGTAATCGTAAACTCGCCTTGTGTGTTCAAATCTTCTTTTATAAAGCCTTTATCTTTTAAGTCTTTATAAAAATCGCCCATTCCATACGTATTGTCTGTTATTGTATATTGCCTGTCTAAATTGTTAAGCCAATTCATTGTTTCAGACACATCGCCTCCAGTAATATTTATGAGTTCTAAGAACATTTTAAGAAGTTCTGAAAATTTATCTCCCTCCTTTGCTTCTGGAGGTATATATTCTGTAAATCGGTACCCTTTCATAATGTGTTGTTTTGAGAATAATAACTAATTAGGCTAAAATTTGTTCTAACAAATTAAAAAAGAATTTAGTCATATTTTTTAAGAAGGGAATGCTTTCTTCAGAATTTTTAATTTAAGAGTCCTTTTAATTTGATAGAGTACTTAGAATAAGAATTTTTATTGAAATGATAAGTCTAGTACTCTTTTTGCAGTTAGGTTCAATAGCAACAAACACAACATATTAAATAACACTCTACTAAAATGAAATACTTACTTACAACTATTGTACTTCTACTTTCTTTTAATTTTGCATTATATAGCCAAACTTTAAAAGTAAATAGTAAAAGTGAACTTGATTATAAATTAACTTCACTGCTTTTGTTTCAATCTCTAGAAGAAAAGGAAAAAGACAGGTTTAGTTATGCTCTTCTTATACTAAACAGTAGTTATGATAATCCTATCTATAAGTCTGAGTGGTATACATCTATAGATGGTATGGGGTATAAAGATATTTTCCTAAAATCTTTAATGGTCTCTTCTGATCAAAGAAAAATGGATAAGCAACAAATCAATAGTTATGTAGATGAACTAAACTATAAAAAAAGTAGTACATCTGATTTTTCATCAATGTTTTCCTTTTCACAAGAAAATACTATTGGCTATTTTAAAAATTTATCTGATTTAAAGATCAATGTAATTTCTATTGCCCTAACAGATACCTCTGGAAGCTATCAAATAATTGAACACACCTTAAAACTAGCTATTACAAAAGGAGAAAAGATTCAAATAGAATTACCCGTAAACAATCTGTTAAATGCACGTGTAATTCAGGTAGAAAATACTTTTGAAAACAAAAAAATTGATGCCTTTGAATATAATGAAATTCAAAAACACCAATTAAATTTACTTTCCAATAAACTTCTTGAAAAACAAGAAGCTACTATAGAATAGTAGAGAATATTTTTATTAATCAAATACTATAAATGATTTACTGTCGCCAGAACTTTTATCTTCTTTTTTGTTTAAAGTACTAGATGCTACTGTTTCACTAGTGTTTGGTACTTCTTCCTGCCCTACATTTTCACGAGAGTGGTGTGTTGGGAATATATCAAAAACTTCATGAACGATCTCCGAATCTGTTTGGCTCTTAATAAAGATAGTTACTTCTTTATCCACGTTATCTACATAACTACTTGTGCAAGCCATGACAAATAATGTAAAACCTGCAAGTAAAAATGTAGTTGCTAAATAGCTTGTTTTGTGTCTTGAAAAATAAGAAAGCACAAACCCTCCTAGTAAAACTAGAATAGCTAATAACATAACCCAATTAGAATGAAATGTAGAGGCAGATATTCTAGAGTCTATAAGGTTAAGATAACCATATTCATTTTCTAAAAATTGAATGTCTTTTGCAGATAATTTTTGGATAGGATAATGAAAAATAGATCCATTAACTTTTTCTAAAACTACATCTGCGTCTTCTACTAAGATAAGTTGAGCATCAGCAATTACTTCTTGCTGCTGATCGTTCCAAATATGGTATACTACTTCCTTAGTAGAAGCTTGGCTGAAATTTGATACAAATAATGTAACAAAGAGTATAAGGTAATTTTTCATTTAGATTGTATAGCAAGCTTATATTTAATACGGGTATTAACATAAAGGTACAAACTTGTAAACATTAAACAAAAGAAAGTTCATTTATGTAAGGTAATTGCAAATATTAATTAATAAAATACAAAATTAAGCTAAAAAACTGCTTATTAAGGGAATTAGGGCACATAATGTAAGTGCTACCGATTGATAATGGAATTGATGAATTGTTAATCCTGTTAGAAATAAAAGACCATTTTCTGATGATGATGATAAACTTCCAGAAGAAAAATTGGTTGTGTAATCTACTATAACTCCAGTATCATCTTGTATTTGCCATTTATTACCAATTAAACTTTTGTACGACCAAGTATAGCTTTTGTCTTTAATTACAATTGTGGCTTTATTTTTCAGAAAATTCCATTTAATATCTCCTATTTTTTTGTATTCATCAGTACAAATTTTTACTCTTGTTGTGTTCCAGATAGAAGTATATTTAAATATATACTTTTGCCCTTTCCAAGAACCCAAAATAGTGTCTAACCATTTTTTCTCGTCGAGTGTAGAAATTAATTTTTGGTTCTGAAATAATGAAAATGAATTGTGTAATAACTGATTTTCGCAGTGGAATTGCATACCTATTTAATTAGTTGTGTTATTGGTTTGTATTCATAATTTATTAAATAAAATGGGAATAAAAAAAACAACATCACAATTAGCAAACCTCTAACATTGTACTAATCAATGATTTACAACCATTCACAGTAGACTATATTAAATGATTAAAGGTATAGGCTTAGTCAAAATACAAGTATACCAAACTTTATTACCTCTTAGAGAGGTTGTATTAAAGTACGAAAAAAAATTAATTGAAAATTACTGCATAAGCATTTAAAGATGTCGCTATGCATAGCCATAAAATATAAGGTAGAATTAGTAATGTTAGCCATTTCATTTCAGTTTGATACTTCAGAATAAAATACAACACACATACCGATAGTAAAACAATAACTATTAAACCTAAAAGCATGTAGTGGTAATAGAAAAACACGGGGTTCCATAATACGTTTAGTAAAAAAGCTATTCCAAATGCAATTAGAAACGTGTTTTTATCTTCTATCTTACTCCACAAAGCACTTAAATAAATAGAAAATAGTACCATAATTGTAGTCCATGCAAAGCCAAATACCCAACCCGGAGGTGTCCACGGGGCTTTACTTAATGTTTGATACCATTCTGATGGAACTCCTTTTCCAGTAAAAAAACCACCAATACCTAAGCCTAAAAAATTTATAAATAAGAAAATAATAATTCGAATAACCATAATACCTGTTTTAAGGATAGTAAGTAAAATACATGAAAAGGTTTTCTCTTTTACTGTATTTAATTTTTGATACAACTAACAGAACTTCATTTTCAGAAAAATGTTTTACAAAAAAATAAGGTAGCTGTTCACTACCTTATCATTTGCTATAAAATTGCTAATTAATTGCTAGGTACAACTTGTACTCTAATAATTTCACCATCAATATCTACTGTATATCTTGTAAAACCTTCAGATAGATCTTCGCAGACTGTTTCTTCTAATTCTGTTTTTTCTGCCATTGTGATTTTGTGTCCTGCATCAATTTCTTTCTTTATTGCAGCAGAACCAACAGTGTTTTCCCAAAGTTCTATAACAGATGCCATGTAAGGCAAATTAGGAATTTTGTTCATCACTTTAAATAAATCTTCTTCTTCGTCATCCGTTTCAGCTTCTGCAAGATCCATAAGTAATTCATAATGATCTTCGTGTAGTAAAAACTCGTGATTAACAACTTGGTCGTTGCTATTTAATTCGGCTATTCTTTCTAATGTTTTCATCTCTTCATAAATTTTTGAAGTGATAAGTTAGAAAATATCTTTTAAATGTCTAGGCAAAATATAGAATTAAATTGACCTTATCTTATAGTGAAATTAGAATATTTCTACTTAAATTATTAAATGCTTAAAATTATACTCTTTAATTTATTTTCTTGTTTTTCGCTTCAGCTTATTGCTCAAAATACGGCACTTGATTCTCTATCAAGAAAAGCAACTGACCCAACTGCTATTCTTTGGCAATTGCAATTAGAAGATTTTTGGGAACCGCTAACCGCTACTGATAATTTTAGTAAAAATCAATTTAGAGTTAGAGTTGTACTTCCATTACAAGGTAAAGTTAAAAATAGTTGGGATCATCTAATACGGGTTACTTTTAAAGGGAACAATACAAACCAAAGTGAACTAGGTTTTGGTGATACAGAAATTTTTGATATGGTTATACCAAAAAGATATTCTTGGGGTGCTTGGAGTTTAGGTCCGCTTGCTTACCTTCCTACAGCCACAGACAGTATTTATGGCAGTGGTAAACTTTCTTTAGGATTAGCTGCTGGCTTATCTTTCAATAATCCATCTATGGGTAGATGGCAAGTTGATATCCTATTAGAATACATGCATTCTATTGCAGGAGATAAAAACAGAAATGATGTAAACCAAATACAATTACAGCCTAGTATTACTTACCATCTTAATGATGGTTTTTACCTTGAAACTGAACCCGTTTTTGCCTATTCTTTTGAGCACAATACCATTACATTACCTATTGATTTAAGATTTGGTAAAGTATGGATTATCAACGGACATAAATATAATACTTACATTGAACCAGAAACAACTCTGTACTCTAATGAAACTGCTTATACAATTGCTGGTTGTAGATTTGGTTTACGTTTTTTGTTTAAAGAGTAGTACTCTTTTTTTACCTAAAAAAAACTATCTATACAACTTAATTAAATGCTCTTTATAAGTATAGATGTCATTTTTATCATCCATTCTAATTAACAAGTCATAGATTGTATCTAGTAGAAAATGGTAGTTCTTTAATTCATATTGAGAGTAAGGGTAATCTACTCTATTATTTAAGTCTCTACCTAGGATATCATTTATAAATCCATTTATTTTTTCTTCTGAAGGAAATATTGAAAATACTCTGTGGTTCTGTAACTCCGTCTCTTTGCAATAGTCTAAGACTCTTTCAAAAAGATTATTGTCTATATGTAAAAAATCATTGAGTGAATTT is a genomic window of Flammeovirga pectinis containing:
- a CDS encoding vWA domain-containing protein, giving the protein MKGYRFTEYIPPEAKEGDKFSELLKMFLELINITGGDVSETMNWLNNLDRQYTITDNTYGMGDFYKDLKDKGFIKEDLNTQGEFTITAKSEQKIRQSALEEIFGKLKKGQKGDHKTPLTGNQGDETTSDRRPFQFGDALGQISMTDSIRNAQINHGIDNFSINENDLEVVEKEHKTQTSTVLMIDISHSMILYGEDRITPAKKVAMALAEMIKRKYKKDTLDIIVFGNDAWQIKIKDLPYLQVGPYHTNTVAGLELAMDLLRRRKTTNKQIFMITDGKPSCLKEAGGYYKNSFGLDRKIVNKCLTLASQARRLRIPITTFMIASDPYLKEFIHEFTEANNGNAYYSGLKGLGDMIFEDYSRNKKKRM
- a CDS encoding SHD1 domain-containing protein; amino-acid sequence: MKNYLILFVTLFVSNFSQASTKEVVYHIWNDQQQEVIADAQLILVEDADVVLEKVNGSIFHYPIQKLSAKDIQFLENEYGYLNLIDSRISASTFHSNWVMLLAILVLLGGFVLSYFSRHKTSYLATTFLLAGFTLFVMACTSSYVDNVDKEVTIFIKSQTDSEIVHEVFDIFPTHHSRENVGQEEVPNTSETVASSTLNKKEDKSSGDSKSFIVFD
- a CDS encoding TspO/MBR family protein, whose protein sequence is MYQKLNTVKEKTFSCILLTILKTGIMVIRIIIFLFINFLGLGIGGFFTGKGVPSEWYQTLSKAPWTPPGWVFGFAWTTIMVLFSIYLSALWSKIEDKNTFLIAFGIAFLLNVLWNPVFFYYHYMLLGLIVIVLLSVCVLYFILKYQTEMKWLTLLILPYILWLCIATSLNAYAVIFN